CTCAGGGCCTTTTGGCACGGGCAATAAATTTCTAGATGCCAACAATAATGTGATAGATGGAAATATGAACACTCTGGGCGTTTGGAGCACCATGATCCTGGATAACACCAACCGCCACAAATTGAACGACGGCTGGCAGACCATGATGGATCCGGTAAACGGAAAAGATACGTTGATTTTCTACGATTTTAATTATCAAAAATATGCGTTACGACCCCGGTCCTTAACGCAGGACTATAATGTTTCCATGTCTGGAGGAAATGAAAAAGGACAGTACTATGCAAGCATTGGTTCATACAACGAGCAGGGGTTGCCGATTCACACATTTTATAAAAGATTTACCTTTCTCTTTAACAGCAAGTATAAGATTAAGCCGTGGCTATCCGCTACATCCAGCCTGAACTTTGCAGATGCCAAGTGGCGCGACCCGGTCACCAACTCCGAAGGCAACTATCTTTCCCGCTCGCTGGGCGCTCCGCCCACGATGCGTGGCTGGAATGAAAACGGGGATCTGCTGGTGGGCCGGGATTTTGGCGATGGGAATCCGGCGGTCAATGATGACAAATTTATCCGCCGTAATAACACCGATAAATTCACCATGATCCAAAGTGTCAAGATTGATTTCCTGACCAATCTGTCGCTGACAGCTTCCGGCAATTTCTTTTACAACGAGGGATATTATGAGAGCTTTAATAAAGATTATCTTCAAAGCCCCGGCAACTATAACCGGACGAGAAACTCCTCTGCATCCTTTGGCAGGGATCTGAGCCAGACTTACAACGGCGTTTTGAACTATTATACGAAACTCGGAAATAAGCATAATATAGACGTTATGGCCGGGTCTGAGTATTACGACATCTATTCCACGGGTTTAGCAGCCTCCGGTTCGCAGGCAGCATCCGATGACTTCATGGCATTGCAATATGTTAAAAGAGATAAAGATGTACAGCCTTCGGTTAGTTCCTCTCACACCCGGCAACGTATTTTGTCATTTCTTGGCCGGGTTAACTATGACTACGATTCCCGATATTTACTTACGCTTTCGGTACGAAGGGATGGCTATTCTAAATTGATCAATAACCGGTGGGGTACTTTTCCAGGCATTTCGGCCGGCTGGAATGTACATAAAGAAAAGTTCTTTCACTCCGGTGTAATAAACAATCTGAAACTTAAAGCAAGCTGGGGACAAAACGGGAATGTTAGCGACATCAGCGCCTATGGCCTGCAGGGTGGATACAACACTACGCGGTACAACTCTGCCGCCGGTTACCTGTTCGCTTCTCCTCCCTTTCCTGATCTGTTATGGGAACGGTCGTCCACCTATGAATATGGCGTTGAGGCCACACTTCTAAATAAGGTGGATATTATCGCTTCGTATTACAACAGAAAAACCAGCGACAAAATTTCGTCGTTCTCACTACCGGCCACCTCCGGAGTGACATCGTTAACTACCAATAACGGTAGTATGCAGAATAAGGGCGTTGAAGTTGCAGTAAATTACCGGGCCGTAAGGAGCAATGACTGGCAGGTGGATCTCTCTGCAAACGTTGCCTATAATGCAAACAAGATTCTCAAACTTCCTGATAACGGATTGGAAAATAACCGGCAGGGAGGGTTTCAGGTATATGATCCCCAATCCGGGAAACTGATCTGGGTGGGTGGGCTCCAGGAAGGGCAGGATCCGAATATAGCATACGCCTACGAGGTATCCGATCTGTACAGAA
The sequence above is a segment of the Niabella agricola genome. Coding sequences within it:
- a CDS encoding SusC/RagA family TonB-linked outer membrane protein, with the translated sequence MQKLCSKGCLLILAVLFALPGFSQVKTITGVIRDEATGAALAGATITIKGKTTTAIAGNEGAFSINAGAGDVLLISYTGYSTKEITVTKATDMTIPLVAATSSLDDVVVVGYGTQKKSKITGSVSKLDPRVLETGVRSNPASALAGTIPGLRVQQTSGRPGAVPNIVLRGGTNYNGSGSPLVVVDGFLRSGFSEINQDDIASIEVLKDASATAIYGARANNGVILITTKQGKSGQSSITVNAKVGINKLNLPFTYLNAKDYLYWSRLAVKTSGSYDASRLSQLTNSGPFGTGNKFLDANNNVIDGNMNTLGVWSTMILDNTNRHKLNDGWQTMMDPVNGKDTLIFYDFNYQKYALRPRSLTQDYNVSMSGGNEKGQYYASIGSYNEQGLPIHTFYKRFTFLFNSKYKIKPWLSATSSLNFADAKWRDPVTNSEGNYLSRSLGAPPTMRGWNENGDLLVGRDFGDGNPAVNDDKFIRRNNTDKFTMIQSVKIDFLTNLSLTASGNFFYNEGYYESFNKDYLQSPGNYNRTRNSSASFGRDLSQTYNGVLNYYTKLGNKHNIDVMAGSEYYDIYSTGLAASGSQAASDDFMALQYVKRDKDVQPSVSSSHTRQRILSFLGRVNYDYDSRYLLTLSVRRDGYSKLINNRWGTFPGISAGWNVHKEKFFHSGVINNLKLKASWGQNGNVSDISAYGLQGGYNTTRYNSAAGYLFASPPFPDLLWERSSTYEYGVEATLLNKVDIIASYYNRKTSDKISSFSLPATSGVTSLTTNNGSMQNKGVEVAVNYRAVRSNDWQVDLSANVAYNANKILKLPDNGLENNRQGGFQVYDPQSGKLIWVGGLQEGQDPNIAYAYEVSDLYRNQAQLEADGNRVDLNGAKVLLGTGKYNALSAADQGKYYPIALGDVQWRDIDRNDTIDYRDRVYMGRTVPRWTGGFSAFARWKNLSLSARFDYALGFVNYDGPRAWFMGNAQGTFNTITDVYDTWTPENVNAKYPTYYWADQLFKNNVLRESSMFYHKGDYLAFRELNIAYALPVNWVHSIKGQAVNFSLTVQNLGYLSKSTTYSPESGSIPNTAAGSGGYPLPRVFILGAQLTF